One Rosa chinensis cultivar Old Blush chromosome 5, RchiOBHm-V2, whole genome shotgun sequence genomic region harbors:
- the LOC112164088 gene encoding uncharacterized protein LOC112164088, giving the protein MSSGATSSKSKKAGRGQNKRFWTTKEDDVLVSSLLELYHDPKWRADTGFKNGYLQKLQDMIEAKLPNCGILANPHIESRIKTLKGKYVALSEALSQSGFGWNEEAMMLDCERSVFDEWAKNKKDAKGLYGKPFEHYYALGEIYGKDRAMGTNDGNAEDDEEEVREEDASMNQEVVRADDFFEQMNMTTDGGSQYRGSQFEGLGETEDNDTSFIQPSPPQPPSAKQRAKQQRSTQDVTNAPNNTRRKARALDDMAKKFGVITEAVAGMAPKFEGLINVLSTDKDLADMQGKLGGELRKMDFLSPLQVFHVTNKLAKEHDLLRVFFTMTDKEKKDYIINLLQYGLQ; this is encoded by the exons ATGAGTTCCGGAGCTACTTCAAGCAAATCAAAAAAAGCTGGAAGGGGCCAAAACAAGCGTTTCTGGACAACCAAGGAAGATGATGTATTGGTCAGTTCTTTATTGGAACTCTACCATGATCCTAAGTGGCGTGCGGATACTGGCTTCAAAAATGGTTACTTGCAGAAATTACAAGATATGATAGAAGCCAAACTTCCAAACTGTGGGATACTGGCAAATCCACACATTGAATCAAGAATAAAGACATTGAAAGGGAAATATGTTGCATTAAGCGAAGCATTATCTCAGAGTGGTTTTGGATGGAATGAAGAAGCAATGATGTTGGATTGTGAAAGAAGTGTATTCGATGAGTGGGCAAAG aACAAAAAGGATGCAAAAGGTTTGTATGGTAAACCATTTGAACATTATTATGCCCTTGGAGAGATATATGGAAAAGATCGTGCAATGGGAACAAATGATGGAAAtgctgaagatgatgaagaagaagttagGGAAGAGGATGCAAGCATGAATCAAGAGGTTGTACGAGCTGATGActtttttgaacaaatgaacatGACTACTGATGGTGGATCTCAGTATAGGGGATCACAGTTTGAGGGGCTTGGTGAAACGGAAGATAATGATACATCTTTTATACAACCAAGTCCTCCCCAACCACCAAGTGCCAAGCAACGTGCCAAACAGCAGAGGTCAACTCAAGATGTAACAAATGCTCCAAATAATACTCGTAGAAAGGCAAGAGCTTTGGATGATATGGCTAAAAAATTTGGAGTGATCACTGAAGCCGTTGCAGGAATGGCTCCAAAGTTTGAAGGCTTGATTAATGTTCTCTCAACAGATAAGGATCTTGCTGATATGCAAGGCAAACTTGGTGGTGAGCTGAGGAAAATGGATTTCCTATCTCCATTGCAGGTATTTCACGTCACCAACAAATTAGCTAAAGAGCATGACTTGTTGAGGGTCTTCTTCACCATGACTGataaggaaaagaaggattACATAATCAACCTTCTGCAATATGGCCTACAGTGA
- the LOC112164089 gene encoding protein ALP1-like, with protein sequence MARLSFSTKRRLLVTINALLAYLRVLFAVCAAGYAYVNLAVKKHHQPSRPLAIRVYKQVEYLYTLVYWSDAICIDQLRMDRQSFHKLCQILINKGQLRSTRNVSIEEMVAMFLNILAHHKKNRSIALYFTRSGRTVSKYFHECLKAMIRCRKDFWKTPEPVLEDSTDNRWKWFKNCLGALDGTHIRVKVPERDKPRYRTRKCEIATNVLGVCSQDLMFIYVLPGWEGSAHDARVLRDAVSRRNGLKVPNGCYYLVDAGYTNGNGFLAPFRGQRYHLNDWRDGYRPETAEEFFNMKHSSARNVIERSFGLLKMRWAILRSPSFYDITTQRRIISVCCMLHNFIRREMAIDPIEEAFDNQPVAAVENLEDDDYVNIVETSNEWTMWRQNLANEMWDIWRANRT encoded by the exons ATGGCTCGTCTAAGTTTCTCCACAAAGAGAAGACTACTTGTCACCATAAATGCATTGCTTGCCTACCTTCGAGTACTATTTGCTGTATGTGCTGCCGGTTATGCCTATGTCAACTTAGCTGTAAAGAAACACCATCAACCAAGTCGACCCTTAGCCATAAGAGTCTATAAACAAGTAGAGTACTTGTATACACTAGTTTATTGGAGTGATGCTATATGTATCGACCAACTACGAATGGATAGACAATCATTTCATAAGTTGTGTCAAATTCTTATCAATAAAGGCCAATTAAGATCAACCCGAAATGTGTCTATAGAGGAGATGGTAGCAATGTTCTTAAATATTCTTGCACACCACAAGAAGAATCGTAGCATAGCCTTGTATTTTACTAGGTCAGGGCGAACTGTTAGTAAATACTTTCATGAGTGTTTGAAAGCCATGATTCGATGCCGAAAAGACTTCTGGAAAACACCTGAACCTGTACTTGAGGACTCAACAGACAATAGGTGGAAATGGTTTAAG AATTGCTTAGGAGCATTAGATGGAACACATATTAGGGTGAAAGTGCCAGAACGAGACAAGCCAAGATATAGAACAAGGAAATGTGAGATAGCAACCAATGTTTTAGGGGTTTGCTCTCAAGACTTGATGTTTATATATGTTTTACCGGGATGGGAGGGTTCTGCACATGATGCTCGTGTTCTTAGAGATGCTGTGAGTAGGAGAAATGGATTAAAAGTTCCTAATG GTTGTTACTATTTAGTAGACGCTGGCTACACCAATGGAAATGGCTTTCTTGCACCTTTTAGAGGACAGCGTTATCATCTAAATGATTGGAGAGATGGATACCGACCTGAGACGGCAGAGGAATTCTTTAACATGAAACATTCAAGTGCTCGGAATGTTATTGAGAGGAGTTTTGGTTTACTGAAAATGCGTTGGGCAATTCTTAGGAGTCCATCATTTTATGATATTACAACACAACGTCGTATAATATCTGTGTGTTGCATGCTCCATAATTTTATTAGAAGAGAGATGGCTATAGATCCTATAGAAGAAGCATTCGATAATCAGCCGGTAGCTGCAGTTGAGAACTTGGAAGATGATGACTATGTTAATATAGTTGAGACCTCAAATGAGTGGACAATGTGGAGACAAAACCTTGCAAATGAAATGTGGGATATATGGCGTGCAAATAGGACATAA